The Gemmatimonadota bacterium genome contains the following window.
GAATTTGGAGGCGTAGATGGCTTCGATTCCGAGGATTTCGAGGCCGACGATAGCGCCGACGACATCGACGATGGCATCTACTGCGCCCACTTCGTGGAAGTGGACCGCTTCAATGGTGGTGTCGTGGATTTTTGCTTCGGCTTCGGCGAGTTTTTGAAAGACGCGCGCGGCTTTTTCTTTTGCAGAGGCCGATATCGCACTGTTGTTGATGATTTCAAGTACGTCTTTCAGGTGCCGGTGGACGTGGCCTTCCCGAGCGTTGACGTCTATTTTGGTGCCGGCAATGCCGTGTTTTTCCACACGACGCTTGGAGAGGGTGAATTCGCGCACACTGAGTTTGTCGAGTTCGGATTTCAGGACGGAAAAAGACAGGCCCGCATCGACGAGCGCGCCGAGGGTCATGTCGCCGCTGATGCCGGCAAAGCAGTCGAAATAGGCGACTTTCATGAGGTAATCCTAAAAAAAAGACCGTGAATGATCACGGTTATAGAATTTGTTTGTTCGGGGAGGCGAGAAAAGAATCTACTCTGCTACTACCCCTATCGGCAATGCAGTTGTGACGATTGAACCATTTTTGCGATCTAAGAGCGCGAGATACTGGTCGCGCTGCTGGTGAAAATACGCCATGTATTTTTCGGGGATGGGTTGACCTGCGGGGCGATTGATTTTCCGCGTTGGGTTGATCAGTTTGTATTTGCCATTTACTGTGGCGTAAAAGTTGAAGTGCAAGTGTGGGCCTGTGGAGCGTCCGGTTGAACCTACATAACCGATGGTTTGTTTTTGGTTGACGCGCTGTCCCTTTCTCAGGCCCCGCGCAAATCCCCTCAGATGGCCATAGCCGGTTTTATAGCCGTTGCTGTGTTCGATTTCGATATAGTTGCCAAGCGGACCTTTGCGTCCGACAAAAGCAACCGTGCCATTGGCAACGGCCCAGACTTTTGTGCCGTATGGCGCGGCGTAATCCACGCCGTGATGCCGCGTGTATTTTTTTAGTATGGGATGAAATCTACGGTTGGTAAATGGGGAACTGATGCGGGTAAAGTTCAGGGGTTTGCGCAGGAAGAGTGCCTGGAGTGTGCGACCTTTTGCGTCGTAGTAATTTCTGTTTCCTCTGGGGTCGGTGTAGAGAAATGCTTGAAAAGATTCTTTATCGCCTTCGTATTGGGCTGAGAGAATATCGCCATAGCGGACAAAGGCACCGGATTTGCCGTAGAGTTTTTCAACGACGAGCGTAAATTCATCGCCTGTTCTGCAGTCGTTGTAAAAGTCGATATAGTATTCAAATACGTATTCGAGTTTG
Protein-coding sequences here:
- a CDS encoding DUF111 family protein, whose translation is MKVAYFDCFAGISGDMTLGALVDAGLSFSVLKSELDKLSVREFTLSKRRVEKHGIAGTKIDVNAREGHVHRHLKDVLEIINNSAISASAKEKAARVFQKLAEAEAKIHDTTIEAVHFHEVGAVDAIVDVVGAIVGLEILGIEAIYASKF
- a CDS encoding M23 family metallopeptidase codes for the protein MPVRAYKGQPKSPKPRKRWIFFCLLISVSMLFGLGKEPAKDEPVAKMTEESPAKPDPVEADLILPLTPPPESKSTRIVGYIANKENLTEALTSENISRTEVLELIDVLHRDIKRASFNPNIVRSGDRYELVLDSRSTIQHLKYTRQNNHETQFIVERINGQLKARQENLPLKREAIIVSGRIKDNIWSALQKTGENPALLCDKLEYVFEYYIDFYNDCRTGDEFTLVVEKLYGKSGAFVRYGDILSAQYEGDKESFQAFLYTDPRGNRNYYDAKGRTLQALFLRKPLNFTRISSPFTNRRFHPILKKYTRHHGVDYAAPYGTKVWAVANGTVAFVGRKGPLGNYIEIEHSNGYKTGYGHLRGFARGLRKGQRVNQKQTIGYVGSTGRSTGPHLHFNFYATVNGKYKLINPTRKINRPAGQPIPEKYMAYFHQQRDQYLALLDRKNGSIVTTALPIGVVAE